The proteins below come from a single Nitrospirota bacterium genomic window:
- a CDS encoding restriction endonuclease subunit S — protein MAGDWSTVTFDEIITVKHGYAFPGENIREEPLGDILLTPGNFEIGGGFKADKFKYFDGEVPDEYVLEEGDLLVTMTDLSKQSDTLGFPALVPKAGSARRYLHNQRLGKILVKPNAEVDKRFIYYLLCSAEYRHEVLASATGTSIKHTSPSRILAYKARLPSLVEQKSISHILGTLDDKIELNRKMNQTLEAMAQAIFKSWFADFDPVRAIAEGRDPGLPRDLAELFPDSFEDSELGAIPKGWRVGIVDEEFNLTMGQSPPGETYNDTGEGLPFFQGCTDFGFRFPSRRVYCTAPTRYADKGDTLISVRAPVGDVNMAAEKCCIGRGVAAAKHKSGSRSYTFYFMKSIDEVFAHFEAEGTVFGSISKKDFHNIQCIISPAEVITAFEHLAFSIDEQIANNEQQSGTLIALRDTLLPKLLSGDLKVRT, from the coding sequence ATGGCGGGTGATTGGAGTACCGTGACCTTTGATGAAATAATAACCGTGAAACACGGGTACGCCTTCCCTGGCGAGAATATTCGTGAAGAGCCGCTGGGAGATATTCTCCTGACACCCGGAAACTTCGAGATTGGCGGTGGCTTCAAGGCGGATAAGTTCAAGTATTTCGATGGAGAGGTTCCTGACGAATATGTGCTCGAAGAGGGTGACTTGTTGGTCACAATGACGGACCTCAGCAAACAATCGGATACGCTTGGATTCCCTGCCCTGGTTCCGAAAGCCGGTAGCGCGCGTCGATATCTGCATAATCAACGGCTGGGGAAAATACTTGTTAAACCAAATGCTGAGGTAGATAAACGATTCATATATTATCTTCTATGTTCAGCAGAATATCGTCATGAAGTGTTAGCAAGTGCGACGGGCACGTCGATAAAACATACTTCGCCGAGTCGTATCCTTGCATACAAGGCACGCCTGCCAAGCCTGGTTGAACAAAAGTCAATATCTCACATCCTCGGCACACTGGATGATAAGATCGAACTGAACCGCAAGATGAACCAGACGCTCGAAGCCATGGCCCAGGCGATCTTCAAATCGTGGTTCGCGGATTTTGACCCTGTCCGCGCCATAGCCGAAGGCCGTGATCCTGGACTACCCCGCGACCTCGCCGAGCTCTTCCCTGATAGCTTCGAGGATTCGGAGTTGGGCGCTATCCCGAAGGGGTGGAGGGTAGGTATTGTTGATGAGGAGTTTAACCTTACGATGGGACAGTCACCGCCCGGCGAAACTTATAATGATACTGGTGAAGGCTTGCCATTCTTTCAGGGGTGCACGGATTTTGGATTTCGATTTCCGAGCAGGCGTGTGTATTGTACAGCGCCGACACGATATGCTGATAAAGGAGATACGTTAATCAGCGTAAGAGCGCCGGTTGGCGATGTTAACATGGCTGCTGAAAAATGTTGCATAGGTCGTGGCGTTGCAGCCGCCAAACATAAGTCGGGAAGTCGTTCGTATACATTTTATTTCATGAAGTCGATAGATGAAGTATTTGCCCACTTCGAAGCGGAGGGCACTGTTTTCGGCTCAATCTCTAAAAAAGATTTTCATAATATTCAATGCATAATTTCGCCTGCCGAAGTGATAACGGCATTTGAACATTTAGCGTTTTCGATAGATGAGCAAATTGCTAACAACGAGCAGCAATCTGGCACCCTCATTGCCCTGAGAGACACGCTGTTGCCGAAGTTGTTGTCTGGAGACTTAAAGGTACGCACATAG
- a CDS encoding DUF6430 domain-containing protein: MKDLWNGIINHPWKTVRHTFVSFSVLWTLTEGLTYFVPGIQIKGFIALGAIILISLGYALKQVWKPSVIEIKVSNSNTTIEVLFGDLFQQDGIRAIAVNEFFDSQLGKPVSEKSLHGIFLNRCFGGHPEPFDKQVEKQLKGLESMQVERSEGKTKSYSIGSSALITADKDKYLAFAFAKTDPATCKAYSDVTMMWVALHQLWQRARIESGGDPLNVPLVGSGLSGLGLPTRDLLNLIILSAITETKAKQVTQRIRIVLHRDRFEELDLRDVKQHWEI, translated from the coding sequence ATGAAAGACCTATGGAATGGAATTATAAACCACCCGTGGAAAACTGTCCGACATACGTTTGTATCTTTCAGTGTACTTTGGACGCTGACCGAAGGATTGACTTACTTCGTACCTGGAATCCAGATAAAGGGTTTTATCGCGCTTGGAGCCATAATTCTGATAAGCCTTGGCTATGCGCTAAAGCAGGTATGGAAGCCGTCTGTCATAGAGATTAAGGTTTCCAATTCAAACACTACGATTGAAGTACTATTCGGAGATTTGTTTCAGCAAGACGGCATTCGTGCTATTGCGGTCAACGAGTTCTTCGATAGTCAACTCGGAAAGCCCGTATCCGAAAAGAGTTTGCATGGTATATTTCTCAACAGATGCTTTGGCGGACACCCGGAACCTTTTGATAAGCAGGTCGAAAAACAACTCAAGGGGCTGGAGAGTATGCAGGTTGAACGGTCAGAAGGCAAGACGAAGAGTTATTCCATCGGTTCTAGCGCATTGATCACCGCAGATAAGGATAAGTACCTCGCTTTCGCTTTTGCCAAAACTGATCCAGCTACATGCAAAGCATATTCAGATGTAACGATGATGTGGGTTGCCCTTCATCAATTATGGCAACGGGCTCGAATAGAATCGGGTGGCGATCCGCTTAATGTTCCGCTCGTCGGTAGTGGTCTTTCGGGACTCGGCTTGCCCACTCGGGACCTTCTGAACCTGATTATTCTTTCTGCAATCACTGAAACGAAGGCAAAACAAGTGACGCAGAGAATTCGGATTGTTTTGCATAGAGATCGCTTTGAGGAACTTGACTTGAGAGACGTCAAGCAACACTGGGAGATATAA
- a CDS encoding TIR domain-containing protein, which translates to MAYRNGTYVAFHANGTDVPVDSDIKYYNLMKAWTEKTDDDFTMVNSHDKTGAVRDTSKKQTLKLALQERLRNSKNVVLIIGETTRFDTDWVPFEISCAVDIYKIPIIAAYPGYGPILEPSKFNSLWPKALADRINNNTARVIHIPFKKEPISAAINKYNMANLPEGALTYYTRETYEKWGIGCA; encoded by the coding sequence ATGGCTTATAGGAATGGTACATACGTAGCATTTCATGCAAATGGTACCGATGTCCCGGTCGATTCAGACATCAAGTACTACAACCTGATGAAAGCGTGGACTGAAAAGACGGATGACGATTTTACAATGGTGAATAGTCACGACAAAACAGGCGCTGTGCGCGATACGAGCAAGAAACAGACACTGAAATTGGCTCTCCAAGAGCGACTACGAAACTCTAAGAACGTGGTTCTAATCATCGGCGAGACAACCAGATTCGATACAGACTGGGTTCCCTTCGAGATTAGTTGTGCGGTCGATATTTACAAAATTCCTATTATTGCGGCATATCCCGGATATGGCCCGATTCTGGAGCCGAGTAAATTTAATTCGCTCTGGCCCAAAGCGCTGGCAGATCGGATCAACAACAATACGGCAAGGGTGATTCACATTCCATTCAAAAAAGAGCCGATCAGTGCTGCGATAAATAAGTACAACATGGCAAATTTACCCGAGGGTGCTTTGACATACTACACGCGTGAGACTTACGAGAAGTGGGGCATAGGGTGCGCGTGA
- a CDS encoding RecQ family ATP-dependent DNA helicase, which yields MTYNAHRSLELLRLGSGRPAAVFREGQEDAIRHVVEGQGRLLVVQKTGWGKSFVYFIATKLLRETGTGPALLISPLLSLMRNQIAAAERMGVHAETINSDNEERWEKIEEKIRRNEVDILLISPERLANERFRTEVLASIAARIALLVIDEAHCISDWGHDFRPHYRLIERIARTLPQNLRLLATTATANNRVMDDLKSVLGPNLTLSRGDLNRPSLKIQTFRLPLQSERLAWLAAQVPKLPGYGIIYTLTVRDAVQVAEWLKSRGINVESYSGDTGERRPELEQALLENQVKALVATTALGMGFDKPDLSFVIHYQTPGSVVAYYQQVGRAGRALDAAYGVLLSGKEEADITEYFIKTAFPTREEVKQVLDALHSVHAGLSIPELMGRVNISKGRIEKTISLLSLESPAPIAKQGTKWQLTATKMSDAFWQRAERLTELRRKEQEQMQVFVNLKSDHMEFLIRALDGTPEDLRMPPLPDLTDTLDQVLVQEAVKFLRRTSLPIEPRAKWPDGGMLKYQLKGLIPPEHRAQPGKALCIWGDAGWGSAVREGKYRDSHFADDLIEACKNLVLEWKPVPAPVWVTCIPSLRHPKLVPDFAKRLADALHLPFHPVIERTENRPEQKTMANSVQQARNVDGSLAVKKDKLPKGPVLLVDDIVDSRWTFTVAAWLLRSNGCSEVFPLALALTAHGDQ from the coding sequence ATGACGTATAATGCACATCGCTCATTAGAGCTTCTTCGTCTCGGTTCCGGCCGACCGGCTGCGGTCTTTCGCGAAGGCCAAGAGGACGCGATACGCCATGTTGTGGAGGGCCAAGGACGCCTACTCGTTGTGCAGAAAACGGGCTGGGGTAAGAGCTTTGTCTATTTCATTGCCACCAAACTGCTGCGCGAAACCGGCACAGGCCCGGCGCTGCTCATTTCGCCCTTGCTTTCGCTCATGCGCAACCAGATCGCGGCTGCGGAGCGGATGGGTGTCCACGCAGAAACGATCAACTCCGATAATGAGGAACGCTGGGAAAAGATCGAAGAGAAAATACGGCGCAATGAGGTGGACATATTACTCATCTCGCCAGAACGATTGGCGAATGAGCGTTTTCGCACGGAGGTGCTGGCGAGTATCGCGGCCCGCATCGCTTTACTGGTCATCGATGAAGCGCACTGTATATCGGACTGGGGCCATGATTTTCGGCCGCACTACCGGCTCATCGAACGGATCGCGCGGACGCTTCCGCAGAACCTGCGGCTGTTGGCCACCACGGCTACGGCGAACAACCGGGTAATGGATGACCTGAAATCCGTGCTTGGGCCAAACCTCACGTTATCCCGCGGGGATCTAAACCGACCGTCTCTCAAGATTCAGACATTCCGGCTTCCTCTACAATCCGAACGCCTGGCTTGGCTCGCTGCCCAGGTGCCGAAATTGCCGGGATATGGTATTATCTATACTTTGACCGTGCGTGATGCCGTCCAGGTCGCTGAATGGCTCAAGTCGCGCGGTATCAATGTCGAGTCCTACAGCGGGGACACAGGCGAGCGGCGGCCCGAACTGGAACAGGCGCTTCTGGAAAACCAGGTGAAGGCTTTGGTGGCGACAACGGCGCTTGGCATGGGTTTCGACAAGCCTGATCTCAGCTTCGTCATCCACTATCAGACGCCAGGCTCCGTAGTGGCGTATTATCAGCAGGTCGGACGGGCAGGCCGCGCTCTCGATGCCGCATACGGAGTTTTATTGAGCGGCAAGGAAGAGGCCGATATCACGGAGTACTTCATCAAGACCGCTTTCCCGACAAGGGAAGAGGTGAAACAAGTGCTTGATGCATTACACTCAGTGCATGCCGGACTTTCCATCCCAGAGTTGATGGGCAGGGTCAACATCAGCAAGGGCAGGATTGAGAAAACGATCTCATTGCTGTCGCTGGAATCTCCGGCGCCTATCGCCAAACAGGGTACGAAGTGGCAGTTGACCGCGACAAAGATGAGTGATGCCTTCTGGCAGCGGGCGGAGCGCCTTACTGAATTGCGGCGCAAAGAACAGGAGCAAATGCAGGTTTTTGTGAACCTCAAGTCAGACCATATGGAGTTTCTCATCCGCGCGCTGGATGGTACGCCTGAAGATCTTCGTATGCCACCGCTGCCGGATCTGACTGATACCCTGGATCAAGTGCTTGTTCAGGAAGCGGTGAAGTTCCTTCGCCGGACCAGCCTTCCGATTGAGCCACGCGCAAAATGGCCGGACGGGGGAATGCTGAAGTATCAACTGAAGGGTTTGATCCCGCCTGAGCATCGGGCTCAACCAGGCAAGGCACTTTGCATCTGGGGCGACGCGGGTTGGGGTTCCGCGGTGCGTGAGGGAAAATATCGGGACAGTCACTTTGCCGACGATCTGATCGAGGCGTGCAAAAACCTCGTCCTTGAATGGAAACCGGTTCCCGCTCCAGTATGGGTTACGTGCATTCCATCGCTCCGTCATCCGAAGCTGGTTCCGGATTTCGCGAAAAGACTGGCTGATGCTCTTCATCTTCCCTTTCATCCGGTAATAGAGAGAACCGAGAACCGGCCGGAACAGAAGACAATGGCTAACAGCGTTCAGCAGGCACGAAATGTCGATGGCTCCCTTGCTGTTAAGAAAGATAAACTCCCGAAGGGGCCGGTGCTGCTGGTCGACGACATCGTAGACTCGCGGTGGACCTTTACTGTTGCAGCTTGGCTGCTTCGTTCGAACGGTTGCAGTGAAGTATTTCCTTTGGCGCTTGCACTGACAGCGCATGGTGATCAATGA
- a CDS encoding DNA-processing protein DprA → MMALSSNTQAILLLTAPLIAGRGASEGEPLTPGEYKKLARILRDNQREPSDLLGSDASIVIDLCKQAVDGSRLKRLLGRGFLLTQAYERWQARAIWVISRADAGYPGKLKNRLKDDAPPILYGCGDAALLETGGLAVVGSRNVDSAFVEYTEGIGRLAAVAKRTVISGGARGIDQAAMRGALAAGGCVVGVLSEGLERMALVREHREFLMEGRLVLISPYDPSAGFNVGNAMQRNKLIYAFADAALVVSSDVEKGGTWAGAIEQLKKLRFVPVYVRTKGETSKGLDALRRIGALPWPNPQTSEAFAEAISAKIYPEQVAHGQDELSFAVREEQIKLAPVEKPAPESEQMTTNRNSSSTATPAEALFDKVRELLRKLDTPQTDAEVAQMLGVSKIQAKAWLERLVEEGLLEKIKKPLRYRAASSSGRLF, encoded by the coding sequence ATGATGGCACTTTCATCTAATACACAGGCGATCCTGCTGCTTACGGCCCCGCTAATCGCGGGCCGGGGTGCTTCTGAAGGAGAGCCTCTGACACCCGGAGAATACAAGAAACTGGCGCGCATCCTTCGGGATAACCAACGTGAACCATCCGATTTACTCGGTTCCGATGCCAGTATCGTAATCGATCTGTGTAAACAGGCTGTAGATGGTTCCCGGTTAAAGAGGCTCCTCGGCAGAGGTTTCCTGCTTACCCAGGCGTACGAGCGATGGCAGGCGAGAGCGATCTGGGTGATCAGCCGGGCTGACGCGGGTTATCCCGGAAAATTAAAGAATCGACTCAAGGACGATGCTCCGCCGATCCTGTACGGCTGCGGGGACGCGGCACTCCTGGAAACAGGCGGTCTGGCAGTCGTCGGATCAAGGAATGTGGACTCTGCCTTTGTAGAATATACCGAGGGCATCGGCAGACTGGCGGCAGTAGCAAAGCGGACTGTGATTTCGGGCGGAGCACGCGGAATCGATCAGGCTGCAATGAGGGGCGCTTTGGCTGCGGGCGGATGTGTCGTCGGCGTGTTGTCAGAAGGTCTCGAACGGATGGCGCTGGTTCGGGAACATCGGGAGTTCCTGATGGAAGGCCGACTGGTACTGATATCGCCTTACGATCCGTCAGCAGGATTTAATGTCGGAAACGCGATGCAGCGTAATAAGCTGATCTACGCGTTTGCGGATGCCGCGCTTGTGGTGAGTTCCGACGTAGAGAAGGGCGGTACGTGGGCGGGTGCAATCGAGCAGTTGAAAAAACTGCGGTTTGTGCCGGTCTATGTTCGCACGAAGGGTGAAACAAGCAAGGGACTTGATGCGCTTCGAAGAATTGGTGCTTTGCCCTGGCCGAACCCGCAAACTTCAGAAGCTTTTGCAGAGGCCATTTCAGCGAAAATTTATCCTGAACAGGTTGCGCATGGACAGGACGAACTATCATTTGCTGTGCGAGAAGAGCAAATAAAGCTTGCGCCTGTTGAAAAGCCCGCTCCAGAGAGTGAACAAATGACAACGAATCGGAACTCAAGTAGCACTGCTACCCCCGCTGAAGCGTTGTTTGACAAGGTTAGAGAACTGCTTCGAAAGCTGGATACACCCCAGACTGATGCCGAAGTTGCCCAGATGCTGGGAGTCTCCAAAATTCAGGCTAAGGCGTGGTTGGAACGCCTGGTTGAAGAAGGATTACTTGAAAAGATCAAAAAACCGCTCCGGTATCGAGCGGCTTCATCATCAGGCAGACTTTTTTAA
- a CDS encoding type I restriction endonuclease subunit R has protein sequence MLDENELEQTVLSWLNGLGCTVLSGPSIAPGELLAERAEFGEVVLKTRLRDAVVRLNPSLDETAIDEAIRKLLHPSHVSLVRNNHTIHNYLVNGVPIDIVRPDGGHGVTVRVIDFDKPENNDWLVVNQFAVIEGKYNRRPDIVIFVNGLPLCVIELKNPADENATIWSAFNQLQTYKHQIPSLFLYNAALIISDGLEARIGTLTADRERFMPWRTIDGEELASSAIPQLEVLLKGVFDKRRFLDMIRHFIVFEDEGGGQLVKKMAGYHQFHAVNAALEETLRAADRMSSPEGIKEESGKYYSRADKAKEKRDVGDRRVGVVWHTQGSGKSLTMAFYAGKVILNAAMENPTLVVLTDRNDLDDQLFGTFSRCSELLRQAPVQAGDRKHLRELLQVASGGVVFTTIQKFFPEEKGDTFPMLSDRRNIVVIADEAHRSQYDFIDGYARHMRDALPKASFIGFTGTPIELTDKNTRAVFGDYISIYDIQRAVLDGATVPIYYESRYAKLELEESEKPKVDPEFDEATEGEEVERKEKLKTKWAALEAVVGTEKRVSVIARDLVDHFEKRQEAMVGKAMVVCMSRRICVDLYHAIVKLRPAWHSEDDDKGTVKVVMTGSASDPLHWQQHIRNKPRREVLANRFKLPKDGFKIVLVRDMWLTGFDVPCLHTMYVDKPMRGHGLMQAIARVNRVFRDKPGGLVVDYLGLADQLRNALAAYTESGGTGKTAIDQAEAVALMLEKYEVCLGMFHGFDWSAWKTGKAAQQLSLLPPAQEHILKQEDGKTRLAKSVVDLSKAFALSVPHEETIRIRDDVAFFQAVKAALVKSEPTGGKTEYEMNLAIQQIVSRAIAPGEMIDIFAAAGLKKPDISILSDEFLAEVRNMPQKNLAVELLRKLLNNELKTRAKRHLVQARSFFEMLEESIRRYQNRAIETAQIIEELIKLAKDMREAETRGEDLGLNDDEVAFYEALEVNDSAVKVLGDETLKAIARELVETVRRNTSIDWTVKESVKAKLRVIVKRILRKYGYPPDKQERATQTILQQAELLSGEWAGV, from the coding sequence ATGCTCGACGAAAACGAACTTGAACAAACCGTGCTGTCCTGGCTGAACGGACTTGGCTGCACCGTCCTTTCCGGTCCCAGCATCGCCCCAGGCGAGCTTCTTGCCGAACGCGCTGAGTTTGGCGAAGTCGTCCTGAAAACACGTCTGCGCGATGCTGTGGTGCGGCTGAATCCTTCTCTCGATGAAACAGCCATCGATGAGGCGATCCGCAAACTCCTACATCCTTCCCATGTTTCCCTTGTTCGAAACAACCACACCATCCACAACTATCTCGTAAACGGTGTTCCCATCGACATTGTTCGGCCTGACGGCGGGCATGGGGTCACTGTCCGGGTGATCGACTTCGATAAGCCCGAGAACAACGACTGGCTCGTGGTGAACCAATTCGCGGTGATCGAGGGGAAGTACAACCGCAGACCTGATATCGTGATCTTCGTGAACGGCCTGCCGCTTTGCGTGATCGAGCTAAAGAACCCTGCTGACGAGAACGCTACGATCTGGTCTGCCTTCAACCAGCTTCAGACCTATAAACATCAGATCCCCTCGCTCTTCCTGTACAATGCCGCTCTCATCATCTCCGATGGGCTGGAAGCCCGGATCGGTACGCTTACGGCTGACAGGGAGCGGTTCATGCCATGGCGTACCATCGATGGCGAGGAGCTTGCATCTTCTGCCATTCCTCAGCTCGAAGTATTGCTCAAAGGCGTGTTCGACAAGCGCCGGTTTCTGGATATGATCCGCCACTTTATCGTGTTCGAGGACGAGGGCGGCGGCCAGCTTGTTAAGAAGATGGCGGGCTACCACCAGTTCCATGCTGTGAACGCAGCATTGGAAGAGACACTGCGGGCTGCCGATAGAATGTCTTCTCCAGAAGGGATCAAAGAAGAATCCGGCAAGTACTATTCCCGCGCTGACAAAGCGAAGGAGAAGCGGGATGTGGGCGACCGGCGCGTGGGCGTGGTATGGCATACGCAGGGATCGGGCAAGAGCCTGACCATGGCGTTCTATGCAGGGAAGGTAATCCTCAATGCTGCTATGGAGAACCCGACGCTCGTGGTGCTGACGGACCGTAATGATCTGGATGATCAGCTTTTCGGCACCTTCTCGCGCTGCAGTGAGCTTCTGCGCCAGGCGCCGGTGCAGGCGGGAGACCGCAAGCATCTCCGCGAGTTGTTGCAAGTTGCGTCAGGCGGTGTGGTGTTTACCACGATCCAGAAGTTCTTCCCCGAAGAAAAGGGTGATACCTTCCCCATGCTCTCGGACCGCAGGAACATCGTTGTAATCGCGGACGAGGCGCACCGGAGCCAATATGACTTCATCGACGGCTATGCGCGCCATATGCGCGACGCCCTGCCGAAAGCCTCGTTCATCGGCTTCACCGGTACGCCGATCGAGCTGACGGACAAGAACACTCGCGCGGTATTCGGCGACTACATCAGCATCTACGACATCCAGCGGGCGGTGCTTGACGGCGCGACCGTGCCGATCTATTACGAGAGCCGGTACGCGAAGTTGGAGCTTGAAGAGTCCGAGAAGCCGAAAGTTGATCCGGAATTCGACGAGGCAACGGAGGGCGAAGAGGTCGAGCGCAAGGAGAAGCTCAAGACCAAGTGGGCAGCCCTTGAGGCGGTCGTTGGTACGGAGAAGCGCGTGAGTGTGATCGCCCGTGATCTGGTAGACCACTTCGAGAAGCGGCAGGAGGCTATGGTCGGCAAGGCAATGGTCGTCTGTATGAGCAGGCGCATTTGCGTGGATCTGTACCACGCTATCGTGAAGCTCCGGCCCGCTTGGCATTCTGAAGATGACGACAAAGGCACTGTCAAAGTCGTGATGACCGGCTCGGCATCCGACCCCTTGCATTGGCAGCAGCACATCCGAAACAAACCCAGAAGAGAGGTCTTGGCCAACCGGTTCAAGCTCCCGAAGGATGGCTTCAAGATCGTTCTGGTGCGCGACATGTGGCTCACAGGATTCGACGTGCCCTGTCTGCATACAATGTATGTGGATAAACCCATGCGGGGCCACGGCCTGATGCAGGCCATCGCGCGCGTGAATCGCGTATTCCGGGATAAGCCGGGCGGTTTGGTGGTGGATTATCTGGGACTGGCTGATCAGCTCAGGAACGCGCTGGCAGCCTACACCGAGAGCGGCGGCACGGGAAAGACCGCCATTGACCAAGCGGAGGCGGTGGCGCTCATGCTTGAAAAATACGAGGTCTGCCTTGGGATGTTCCATGGCTTCGACTGGTCAGCCTGGAAAACCGGGAAGGCTGCTCAGCAGCTTTCGCTGCTTCCGCCTGCTCAGGAGCATATCCTGAAACAGGAGGACGGAAAGACGAGGCTCGCGAAGTCAGTTGTTGATCTGTCAAAAGCATTTGCCCTATCCGTACCTCACGAGGAAACGATCCGCATTCGCGACGACGTGGCATTCTTCCAGGCCGTGAAGGCGGCCCTGGTCAAGAGCGAGCCTACGGGTGGAAAGACCGAATACGAAATGAACCTTGCGATCCAGCAGATCGTTTCGAGGGCTATCGCGCCCGGCGAGATGATCGATATCTTCGCCGCAGCGGGGTTGAAAAAACCGGACATTTCGATCCTCTCCGATGAGTTCCTTGCCGAAGTGCGCAATATGCCGCAAAAGAACCTGGCTGTGGAGCTCTTGCGGAAACTCCTGAACAACGAGCTCAAAACGCGGGCCAAGCGGCACCTGGTCCAGGCGCGGTCATTCTTTGAAATGCTGGAAGAATCAATTCGGCGATATCAGAACCGGGCCATAGAGACAGCCCAGATCATCGAGGAGCTGATCAAGCTCGCCAAAGACATGCGCGAGGCTGAGACTCGGGGCGAGGACCTGGGCCTGAACGACGACGAGGTGGCTTTCTATGAGGCGCTGGAAGTGAACGACAGCGCGGTGAAGGTCCTTGGGGATGAGACGCTCAAGGCGATTGCCCGGGAGCTGGTAGAGACCGTGCGCAGGAATACGTCTATCGATTGGACGGTGAAGGAATCGGTCAAGGCGAAGCTGCGCGTTATCGTGAAGCGCATACTTCGGAAGTACGGCTATCCGCCTGACAAGCAGGAGCGAGCGACACAGACTATACTGCAGCAAGCGGAGCTGCTAAGCGGGGAGTGGGCGGGGGTTTAA
- a CDS encoding flavodoxin family protein: MKIIAFNGSPRSGGNTEVLLAEALKPLRDAGHDIRVFQLNDLDLKPCQDCGGCTETGICILEDAMTGIYSAIREADRIILASPIFFYNLSAQAKAMVDRCQSFWCEKYLLKKTIPAGPHGKKGLLLLVGGMKKEECRITAEATAKGFFRTVSVLHHDTLFFGGVDAKGDIQKHPTALKEAYEAGKRLGS, from the coding sequence ATGAAGATCATCGCATTCAACGGCAGCCCGCGTTCTGGCGGGAACACCGAGGTTCTGCTCGCCGAGGCGCTCAAACCACTGCGGGACGCAGGACACGATATCAGGGTATTCCAGCTGAACGATCTCGATCTCAAACCCTGCCAGGACTGCGGCGGCTGCACAGAGACCGGCATCTGTATTCTCGAAGATGCGATGACCGGGATCTATTCCGCGATCAGAGAGGCTGACAGGATCATCCTCGCCTCCCCCATTTTTTTCTACAACCTGAGCGCCCAGGCCAAGGCCATGGTCGACCGGTGCCAGTCGTTCTGGTGCGAAAAATATCTCCTCAAGAAAACCATTCCCGCAGGCCCTCACGGAAAAAAGGGCCTGCTCCTGCTCGTGGGCGGCATGAAAAAGGAGGAGTGCAGGATCACGGCCGAGGCCACGGCAAAAGGCTTCTTCAGGACCGTAAGCGTGCTCCACCATGATACGTTGTTCTTTGGCGGTGTTGATGCCAAGGGTGATATTCAGAAACATCCGACAGCTTTAAAAGAGGCCTATGAGGCGGGAAAGCGGCTCGGCTCTTAG
- a CDS encoding rubrerythrin family protein translates to MSKTEKNLQDAFAGESQANRKYLAFAKKAEAEGFKQAAKLFRAAAASETIHAHNHLRELGVVKSTRENLMAAINGESYEFQNMYPRMIADAQAEENPGALRSFNLANAVEKIHAALYQKALDSLGRNADTEYYVCSVCGYTAEGAAPDECPVCGAKKQAFRKVE, encoded by the coding sequence ATGTCAAAAACGGAAAAGAACCTTCAGGACGCATTTGCCGGGGAATCCCAGGCCAACAGAAAGTACCTCGCCTTTGCTAAGAAGGCGGAAGCGGAGGGATTCAAACAAGCCGCAAAACTCTTCCGGGCAGCGGCAGCCTCCGAGACCATCCATGCCCACAATCATTTGAGGGAACTCGGCGTGGTGAAGTCAACGAGAGAGAACCTGATGGCTGCCATCAACGGAGAATCCTACGAGTTTCAGAACATGTACCCCAGAATGATCGCCGACGCGCAAGCGGAAGAGAATCCCGGCGCGCTCAGAAGCTTCAACCTGGCGAACGCAGTGGAAAAGATCCACGCCGCCCTCTACCAGAAGGCGCTCGATAGCCTGGGCAGGAATGCGGACACCGAGTACTATGTCTGTTCGGTCTGCGGTTATACCGCCGAGGGAGCAGCCCCGGATGAATGCCCGGTATGCGGGGCAAAAAAACAGGCCTTCCGCAAGGTGGAATAA
- a CDS encoding superoxide dismutase: protein MPYAPKDYAKLIGMEGFSETLLKNHFTLYQGYVTNTNKVLDTLDQMNKDVKTAIPEFAELKRRLGWEFNGMRLHEYYFENLGNKGGIGKDGRAAKAITASFGSVEAWEKDFRATGAMRGIGWVVLYQDISSNRLINFWVNEHDTAHPAGGNPLLIMDVFEHAYMLDYGLKRADYIEAFFKNINWSAVDARVK, encoded by the coding sequence ATGCCATACGCACCAAAGGACTACGCGAAGCTTATCGGGATGGAAGGGTTCAGTGAAACATTGTTAAAAAATCACTTCACCCTCTATCAGGGTTATGTAACCAACACGAACAAGGTGCTCGATACACTGGATCAGATGAACAAGGATGTCAAGACCGCAATACCCGAGTTTGCTGAATTGAAACGACGGCTTGGCTGGGAATTCAACGGAATGCGGCTTCATGAATATTACTTTGAAAACCTCGGCAACAAAGGCGGCATCGGCAAGGACGGCAGGGCCGCCAAGGCAATCACGGCGAGTTTCGGGAGCGTCGAAGCCTGGGAAAAAGATTTCCGGGCCACCGGCGCCATGCGCGGCATCGGCTGGGTCGTCTTGTATCAGGACATAAGCTCGAACAGACTCATTAACTTCTGGGTCAATGAACATGATACCGCTCACCCCGCAGGAGGCAATCCCCTCCTCATCATGGACGTGTTCGAACATGCGTACATGCTCGATTATGGACTGAAACGGGCTGACTATATCGAAGCTTTTTTCAAGAACATCAACTGGTCCGCCGTTGATGCAAGGGTAAAATAA